The DNA region TTACAGCTCCAAAATGTTCCCCCAAACTCGGGTtggtgcatatatatatatatatatatatatatgtcaatgAGGAACCTGACCATTGTTGCAGCTCTTTCCGTGAATACTCCTTGTTGAAGCTTTAGTAGAATTTTAATGGTGCAACCATGCATTTCTATATGAGCTATTCTCACTTTGTGCGTTCAATGCTGCATGACATTTCCTCCCTCAATGTGAAGTGCATTTAAGATACTTGTTCAgctgctgccttttttttttgttgttgttgtttttgcacaAATGTGGTGAAACATATGCATACTGGTGAAAATATCATAAGCAGGTCAAAGCTATTATCGCACTCAGTGGTATGTGCAGAAATAGGATTATTCCACGGTTGCAAAGCGCAGGCCCAGCAGCTACCAACATCTGGCCTGCTGGATGGTATATCTGCAAATATGCACCCGAGGCTTGCAGGCAGCCACCAGGTGAACGACCTGCTAACGACCTGCTATCAACCAGCACACACCAGCGGACACCTACAGCTCCACCAAACAGCCTGTCAGTGTTTTGTAATTACCTCTGCTTGGTATAAATGGACTAATTTGGCTGTGTGCAGGTCGCCAAACACTCTTCGTCAACATATCGAACCAGTCAAAAAATGGAGTTCACTCACCAGCGTCCGTGAAACTGCCGAAACCCAGCGGAAAAAAACACGAACCTGGATCCAAAAAAGactgaatccagcagctcctcaacacacacagacacagcggGGTCCCCTCTAATGTAGGGGGGTCTATCGGCAGAGGTCACAGCGTTGATGTCTGAGTCATTTAGAGCTTTAAACAAAACATTACCTACTGGTCGACGTCTCCCTGCTGTTTCAAAACGTAACTTTGAACCGTgtcgagagagaaagagaaaaaacacacgGCGACCACAACGCAGCCAGGGAGAGAAAGCCACGCGCTGATTGGTCGATGGTCGTTCTGAATTCTAGAACTAATCTGCTTGGACGATTCCTATTGGTAGACACGTTAAAGGGCAATTCCACCacaatcacctttttttttttttttatctcactaGAGGCTAAAATTACTAGAGTTTATCGATTCGTATGTTGCACACTAAAAGGCCTCAAGGGAAATTAAATCCCAGAATGGGATTTAGATTAGGTTAAAACTGCATAAACTCAATTATCGCcgttttttattagttttattagtAAAACAGATTTTGATAACCTTCTTATGTTCATGTTGATCTTTATGGAAGATGGAGTTATGTGGAAGACCAAATCTgacaaaattacattaaatctaAACATAAATCAAGTATTACTGCATAAcaatagattaaaaaacaaaacagtagaTTTTATGAATAAGTAAAGATATTCACAAATGATGAAATCAGATCAACTTGATATAAAATGCAGATTCggtgatatagatagataaaaagctGTAGCTGAAGGTGCTTTTAGACATATATAGGCTTTGCATTGTCACTGAAAACCTGTGTTCTGATAGCAGAATCAATAATGGtattggtatcaataaaatctgatcATTTCCCAGCCCTACTCTTGGCAGAAACAAAAAAGGCAATAAGTGCATTTCCTCTacaaaaatatgcatatttttaaCTGATTACAAACTAGGAACCAGCTATTGTTGCAAACCCCATGTGTGCTATATGTTACTTCCAAGAGGTACCTGCAAAGAGTACATTTTGACAAGTTGAATATGAAACACATAGATGTGAACAATAAAATCAGTAATGGCTAAATTACatgattacattacattcagcTGTTTCAGTTTCAAGATCCCAGTATTGTGTacgctggctcactgtcacttGAATATAACAGAGCCATGCctaatgttattagttacaccttTGCTTTTATCAGCCaacatgtctgctgtgaaacGGTCTGTTGCCATTTACCTTATGTTGACTCTACCAAGTCAACACTGTGACAGCATGTCAATATTTCTGCATGAATAACAGTCTGGAAAAACACTTCAAAGTGACCTCCATTCACCCTGTTCACCACACTCTGTGCATTGTGTACAGTGTTCCTGTATTTGCTTTGTGGTAATATAGGACAACATATGCAACCTGTAGGCACAAATCTGAACACGTTGTTAAAACTCTTGGGTCTGAAAATCTGATAATAAACCTCAATTTGGCCCTAAGTTAATATGTGCTTTAGTGGTACATATTGTCAAACTGATTTTGATAATAAATTAGTATAAGCCAATAGAGACCTGGGGTTTGTGGGCCCTGGGGCAGATGACTGCTTTGACCATTTAGTAATGCTTCTTGGAAAACAGCTGACTGAGGGTCTGCAATTTAAGATTTTCAATAGAGATTGATTGTTTTTCAATTCATAATTAAttgtagaaatgatcaaaaacaatTACCTGCACGTACTGTCATTAGCTCTGTGCTTCAGtgtcagtctgagcagcaggcAGGGATGCTTCACCTCTGTCTCATCACTGCAGGGCCAAAGAAGCATCGTAAAACTGCTTACTAAGTCTGACTGGAGGTGACTAAACAATATTATCAAAAAAGATAGGCATGAAATTAAGAGAAGCACTAATCAATTTTTCAAGCTGTAGGCTGCAAATGTTTGGTGTTTATACCTGACCACTGACTAAAAATACTTCTCAAATGCttccaagaagaaaaaaaggtcatGCCGGTACAAAATCAATGCCTAGGACTTTCACTAGCCTCAGTAGCTCGCCTTGGTAAGGTACTAAATAAGAACAGGAAACTTATATACACTAACAGGAAGCCAAATACTAAGAAACACACATCTAACCAGCACatccttcctctgcttcttcacGACATCCCAACACAGAAGACTTGAGCTGATCTGAAAACTGTGTTTCTATGTATAAGTCTACAATTTGTATCCAGTTTAATCTCTGAGTGGTTACAGAAATTTGTTCCTctattaaaaaatgatgcatgCTGAGCTCAAGGTTTACAATAATATTCAAAGGTGTTTAGCCAATTATTAACTACCATTAGTGATTGCCCCTTGTTTTTACATTGATACATAAATATCAAtggtacaagaaaaaaaaaaaaatcccccctcCTCTGTCTGCGACTTCATGGTTTGTGGCTCTCTCGACAACACTGCCCACACACTTTTTTTAGTGGTTAAAAATGAATAGCAAAGTAATGAAGAGAAACAAAATGCCAATTCACCCTGGTTGTAGGGCTACTATAATTGGCATGTTAATGTATTGTCATAGTGTGTTTTAAGGCATCCTACAGGTGctttcctgtttttgtgttaCATTGCCACACTTACTGGTAGTTGAAGAATGAGGACACACTGAAGTGGTTTCCTGCAGCTGAAGGAGAAACCACcatcatgtgactgtgaaaTTAGTTAAGATTTAATTCAAAAAGGCctgcagtttttattttagataACATCTCTCCCCTCTCATGAATAAGAGACAACAATCACCTCTTTGTCCCTTGTGTCATTACACAGCCACTCTAATAATACTGTACGACCTTATGCTAGTGCTATACCAGTGCACATTTATTTGCATGACTGCCTTATATTACAGCTTGGGAAATCATACAGCAACAGACACCCTTATTTCTATGCAGACAGTAGAAACTGACAACTTAAATTAAGTCAGAAACCAAAAATATACAAAGTAAACAGCTGACTGTCTCTACATTAACATTATCATATGTGAAATACAAATGAGAAGAATCAGAAGCAAAACAGTGCCAACTGTGTCTCATGGTACATAAACCTGGACAAAGCATGTTTATGTATGGTTTGAATCCAGTTGTATGTGTACTACGTGTACATGCAAATCTGAAACAATGTGCTCATCTTCTTCCATTTATTTCAGAGTTAATAAAGGCCTTTTAGCAATTGTGCATCCCTTCTGTCTGCATGGTATTCAGTTCAAAACAGGGATAGAAAACAGCGCAGGTAAAAGGCCACCAGTCCAGCTCTGTAATAGGTTTGACCCTGGCTCCAGGGTCTCCTGTGGGTCAGTTGTGGTCTGTCACTGTGTCAGGATTGTTCACCACCTTCAACCATTTCTGCATCTGCTGGAGCTGCGTTTTCTTGCTCCGGGTCACCAGGCAGGACGACTGCGACTGCCTGGATGAGCTCCTCAATCTGCTCTTCTGATAACCGCTCTTCACTCTCTTCAACCATCTGacgacaaacaaaaaaataaaagccatgTTCACCAATGTCTGTTATTGTAAATGATGTAACTTGAGCTTACTTTATTATAATGTGCACATTCAGCATGGGGTTTGTTTTTCACACAAACAACATTAGTGCACGTTTTTTAAGCTGCAAGTGTGTAACTGTAGATGTTTGCAGTTACAAATGatggaaatgaataaatgagtaaatgaaaaacaggaagttaaattcACAGGAATTATGCAACATACACAGACCGAGCACACTTATATTTCCCACCCTGACCAGTCAGGGATCACTTTGCACATATGGATAATATAATATGCTTTGCATTTGAATGGAGGACAAGTTGTACATGCTGTATTCTAATGGGAGTTACATCTGGAAATCAAATTCAGTCCCAAACATGAGCAGTTTAGACATTATTTTGCCTCCTCTATTCCCAAATGATAACATTACAAAGCAAATTTACTGAACTATTTTCAGAGATTTTGGAATCACTGAAGCCATATACAGCAAAACAGCTCCACACACCTTCTATTTTGAACTTtgactagggctgggtattagTACTCGATACTTGTATCAACccaaataaattgataccaagtagtgtCGAAATGTCTCCCGTAAAAAACAGCTACAGATAACTGCAAttaatcctttttgcacccagagctagaaaatatgactatttgtatggacttgttCTAAGCCAATCAATGCAAACGCTCTTTGAATTAATGCAACATGTAATTGGCCTGCTGCCACAGTACTGCAGTTacaacccatctgtggtggtggtgaagatgtggaggagtggtggcattttatgaaATTTCATGCTTCCATTCACAAgatgggtattgaatgaagtactcaactggtattggtatcactttaagggtacttggattgatACTGGTATCGTAATTTTTTTAACGATACCCAGACCCAGCTCCGACATTAATTACATAATCTTAAATGAGAATTACCAGTctcattatcaccattatcagTCTCTCAATACTTTCTGACTTCCAAACCCTGTCTATGGCACTCAGCTGAAAGTCCTGATATTTCCTAATGAATGTTTGAAATCTTCAAAAACGGGTCACAAACACATTGCTTcaattttatttacagtaagtATGTTTAGTAAAACAGCAGTGCTCTGTAGTTTCAGTAAAGATGAATCTAACAGGAGTAAacagtgcatttgttggggattATTCTTTGCAGATTGATACACATTAGATGCTGTAATTGTTATTTATGGCATGAGGACGGTACACTTGGGATCAACTTAAAATTAACTACAGTGATTCATTAAGGAATATGTCACTCAGTATAACAGTCTGGTCAACAGACTTTTGGCACACTCCTATGTGCCAATAAGCTATAACTGGCACTGGCTACATGGACAATACTTGCTAGAAGGGTCAATTTGTTGTTAAGTTTTGGTCTTTACATGGGATTGgtttacaatattaaaaaaaaaaaaaaattcatcaGCTTGACACTGAGACATTGACTCATTTCTTTCACAATATGTATGCAAAACAATCATGGAAATGTACCAGTAGTGAAAAAGACTGATAATggtaattcttttttttttttttatactgtaactGGCAGAGATGCTGACAtgaagcagggagagagagggggggggggggggggggggggtggcatgcagcataggtccctgtcCTGATTGGAACCAGGGCAAtgtgattatgtggcatgtgctctaaccacttgaccaccagGGCACTTCTGATAATGGTAATTGATAAAAGTATTGAAAAACACTCACTAGCTGAATTTCCACTGCTGTCTGTGGCCGGTGGTTCAGTAGATGCAGTTTCTCAGCCCTGATGACATTGGGGGGAAAatatcatcagtgtgtgtgtgtgtgtgtgtgtgtgtgtgtgtgtgcatagaaCACAACATACATAAAGTTTTTGAGTTCatctaaaaaaaccccaaaaaaccaGCATGGATCTCATGTAAATAACTGACTGACTTTGTGAGTTTGTGAGGCATCATGGTGTTGAGAAATTCTTTGACGATCTCTGGACTCTGCCGGCTGCAGGGCGTCTTTGACAGGTACTTCAGAGTCTGTGTGGAAATGCAAAGGACACCGTAAGGGCTCCATTATGAGTAAATGTGACACAACAGGCACACTAAGCAGGTTAAAGTcaatgaagagagggagaggacgTGTGCAGACCTCATACATGATGGTGTTGAGATTCTGCTGCCCAGCGCTGTGTTTGTTCTTCCCACTGTCCTTCCTCTGCTCCTTCAGGTCTGTCAGGAGTTTGAATACctgagaaaaaacacacatacaaaattaTTTCCATCTCTTCCTTTAACAGCCCTAACAGATTTGAACACAAAGCGCATTACCTTACCTCATAGTTGCTGAGCATAGCAGCGTTGGCATTTTTcctaaaaaggaagaaaata from Scomber japonicus isolate fScoJap1 chromosome 13, fScoJap1.pri, whole genome shotgun sequence includes:
- the crcp gene encoding DNA-directed RNA polymerase III subunit RPC9: MEVKNANAAMLSNYEVFKLLTDLKEQRKDSGKNKHSAGQQNLNTIMYETLKYLSKTPCSRQSPEIVKEFLNTMMPHKLTKAEKLHLLNHRPQTAVEIQLMVEESEERLSEEQIEELIQAVAVVLPGDPEQENAAPADAEMVEGGEQS